Proteins encoded in a region of the Anoxybacillus amylolyticus genome:
- the proI gene encoding pyrroline-5-carboxylate reductase ProI encodes MSKETTITFLGAGSMAEALISGVAKTLYEPNQMIVTNRSNVERLHYLQQTYGVRTETNKEKAVKEADIVILAMKPKDVAESLTPIAHAFSEQQLIISLLAGVTTDTITSLIGKQLAVVRAMPNTSAAIRKSATALSSGRYATETHLAVAKTLFETVGIVTVVEEQHLHAVTGLSGSGPAYVYYLVEAMEKAADEIGLERAVAKELILQTIIGAAHMLKATNKHPSVLRKEVTSPSGTTEAGISVLERYRYQEAMVACIKRATERSKELGQALLSSVQ; translated from the coding sequence ATGAGCAAAGAAACAACGATTACGTTTCTTGGTGCAGGGTCGATGGCAGAAGCGCTTATTTCTGGGGTGGCAAAAACGTTATACGAGCCAAACCAAATGATTGTTACGAATCGTTCAAACGTCGAACGTCTTCACTATTTGCAACAAACATACGGTGTGCGAACAGAAACTAATAAAGAAAAAGCGGTGAAAGAAGCGGATATTGTCATTTTGGCAATGAAACCAAAAGACGTCGCAGAAAGCCTCACTCCGATTGCACACGCCTTTAGCGAACAACAGCTCATTATTTCTTTACTTGCGGGAGTAACAACTGATACGATTACATCGCTTATTGGAAAACAACTCGCCGTCGTTCGCGCGATGCCGAATACGTCGGCCGCCATTCGAAAATCAGCGACTGCGCTTTCATCCGGTCGGTATGCAACAGAAACCCATTTAGCAGTCGCCAAGACGCTATTTGAAACGGTTGGTATCGTCACCGTCGTGGAAGAACAACATTTGCATGCGGTAACAGGGTTGTCTGGGAGCGGACCGGCGTACGTCTATTATTTAGTGGAAGCGATGGAAAAAGCAGCGGATGAAATCGGGCTTGAGCGCGCTGTGGCGAAAGAGTTGATTTTGCAAACGATTATCGGCGCCGCCCATATGTTAAAAGCGACGAACAAACATCCTTCTGTGCTGCGCAAAGAAGTAACAAGTCCAAGCGGCACGACAGAAGCTGGCATCAGTGTGCTTGAGCGCTACCGCTACCAAGAAGCGATGGTTGCTTGCATTAAGCGGGCGACCGAACGCTCCAAAGAACTCGGTCAGGCACTCCTTTCCTCCGTCCAATAG